In Zingiber officinale cultivar Zhangliang chromosome 3A, Zo_v1.1, whole genome shotgun sequence, the DNA window caaacacatgacgagggatcacaccaaattcactcaattaacatacaaaagcttaggaacaattacctttggaaacaatggtaaactcaaggtaattggggtaggtaatattgaacttaaaactgattttattgttaagaaagtattacttgttgaaaatctcaaatacaaccttcttagcattagtcaattgtgtgattctagatataaggttaggttcctaCCCTTTGAATGCTTAATTAAACACTTAGATAACCCTTCTATAAgtctaaaaggatttagaaaagataatatctatataattaacctaaccacttcctcaattaagtgttacttaacacaaaaggaagaaacttggttatgacatagaataATATCatacacaaattttagaaatctaagtaaattaaatggattaattAAAGACTTATCAAAATTAcataacttagactcaacaatttgtaatacCTATTaataaggaaaacaaacaaaatctactcacaaatcaactaatcaacttcaaaaatattcaatactataactattgcacttagacctatttgactcccatgagattaaatcaataaatggaagcctatattgcctagtaataatagattatTACTCTAGATTTACTTGAGtagaattcttaaaaaataaggatgaaacatttaaaatctttagtaatttttgcatacaaattgaaaatgaaaaagaccaaaaaattaaaagaatcagaagtgacaaCGGAAGTAAATTTAGAAAACACCACTTTAATTAATTCTGCTttgaaaatggttatcatcaATATTCATACCCTAAAAAACCCCAAAAAAATGAAATAGTAGAAAGAAATAACAGAagtttacttgaagcctctaggacaatgctaaatgagtataacctgcCAAAATAATTTTGGGCAGAAGTTGTCAAcatagcctgctatgtacaaaacaggaCCACTATAAACAAAACTCATAATAAAACatcatttgaactctattatactaaacaacctaatattaaatactttaaagtatttggatgccagTCTATATACTAAATAtaagagaatacttaggaaaatttaactcaaaaatagaaaatggaatctttgtaggctactcactaaacagtagaggttacagagtatataacaaagttacactaagaattgaagaaaccttaaatgtaaaatttaaagaatccAACCAAAACGTAGAACAAATCCAGAATCAAACAATCGAATTTGTTCGAGGTACCACTAGTCAAGGTGGAGCCAGTGAAAACCTATGtcacgaagaagaagatcaacttcAACCGAATGAACCtactagaactataagagtaaaCTCAAATCattcaattgaccaaataattggtgacccagacctaagagttcagactaggtcatcctttagaaatttaagtcaaatatccttgatctcaaaaattgaaccaaaAATGGTAGAAGAATCCTTACTTGGCACAGACTGGATCTTAGTCATGcaggaagaactagcccaatttgaaagaaatgaagtctaggacttagtaccaccacctaacaataaaaaagtaatagaaacaaaatgggtattcagaaataaactaagtgaaaatgaggaaattattagaaataaggctagactaatggctaaagggtttagtcaagtcgagggacttgactataatgaaacctatgccccagtagctagacttgaatccattagaatACTACTTAGGTATGCAACCCATAAAGAATTTacgctttatcaaatggatgttaaatctgcctttttaaatggactaataaaagaagaagtgtatataGATCAACCACCTGGATTTGAGAGTCTAGATTATCCTAactatgtctttaaacttaaaaaagtcTTGTAtgatcttaaacaagcacctagagccTGGTATGAACGGTTGACCTTCTACCTAATTTTCAAATGATTCAATCAaggacaaattgacccaacctaaTTTGTAAAGTCAATCAAACAAggcatcttcatagcccaaatatatgtagacgatataatctTTGGCTTAACCAACTTAGAacttttacaagaatttataaccttaatggaacaagaatttaaaatgagcttagtagaaaaactaacttactttttagggttATAAATTAAACAAATGAATGAAAGGAATTacgtttatcaacaaaaatatactaaggaattattaaaaaaaattggaatggaaaataccaaggaaataaaaacaccaatgacaactaacacaattttagacaatgacccaaatgaaaaatcagttgatttaaaatactataggagtgtcatatgtagcctactatacttaactgcaagtcaacttgatattttatttacagttagtatgtgtgctaaataccaaacctgtgctaaagaatctcatttaactaaaaagaattttcaaatatctaaaaggaacttcaaatgtaggaatttggtatcctacaccaaccaattttgaactcataggttattctgactcagactatgctgacTGTAAACTATACCATAAAAGTACAAATGGTGGATGCCagttattaggttcatcacttgtcagctagtttagtagaaaataacactgtgttgccttatctactactgagacAGAATATATAacaataggataatgtgttgcaCAACTGTTATGCATGATGCACACTCTacaatattttaacttaaacttaacaaatacaaaagtaatgattgacaatattagttcaatcaatataacaaaaaatctagtgcatcattcaagaaccaaacatatcgaGATTatacaccactttatcagggatcatgtagctaaaggtaaCATTGAACTCacttacattgagtccaagtcaaacttagctgacatatttaccaaacccctctctaaaagtgaatttagcaatttatatcaccaattaggaatgtgtttcataTACTAGGACTATcatttttccaaaattattttcaaaatttctaaattctagggaaaaattctttatttatttttctcaaaatttccttatttttagaattttcaaaatcaattttaacctTAATCTAGatcaaatccttagaaagcaAGTTCTTATATATCTAAGACTTGAGTATCTCACCAACATATTAGAGTTAGTTTATTTGTGATTGTCAAACTTagaaaaggggtgagatgcataggcagattgcctggacttatgattcttatatcagtgcatcaacataagtctgggacTTAAatattggtgtgggaagcatcagacgatcgaatctatattttgataatgacaaagggttcaaagttaaggttacttgttgtctaacaagtctgaatgagcttacagaaaagtcctaagtgttcttagacaaaagtcctagcggtagttaggcaggtagaaaactctaggggtggtcaccctatgtggaaagtcttggcgggttaaGCACTTTGGGCTAAACcctagagttgaggactctatgtgaaaatcctagtggtcgcgaatcaggtggaagactggacaggtcgGGGATCAGACGTCTAGCAGAAAACTCCTAAAGACTCGAActctaagcaaaagtccagtcgatctggaggatcaatctggcaataggtaaactctcctaagaggagtaggtgagggcatgatccctgaagagggaacagtaagtgtcagttcaacctagagtttcagcgaaactcaaagttaaaGTCGGAGAATCCGAAgactattaaaataatttattatttcatattttactGTGCTAAAATTTATTTTGCAAGGTATATTTTGTGTTTGGACTAATATGTCTTGCAGCAAGTGAAAAGCACAAAagagcctcggatgaacaatgtctaaaggcaccttccatggagcttgaaagCGCATTCGGACAAATGAAGTTCACAGAAAGTGGAGTTTATCGGCACCACAGATTTATGGATAGAATAtatagatggaggcgccttccaatggacttgaaggcgccttcaacaagctaTTTAAGGCGGTCTCGACCAGAAGGTGAAGAACAATATTCCAAGaaactttcctttctttgcaCTACTATGAAAACACTTCCTCAATGCTCAAAAGTTGTCCCGACGACCACCGTGCTGAAGATCTTTATTTCTGAGTCGTTGGTATTCTTTAAGTCTTGTAATCAATCATTGTACCTGTACTTctttcgattgattagtgattgcccatcgaaagcactctcacgtgtgaGCCTTGTTgaaggagtcgccacaggctccgaaccaaataactcTTAGTGTTTGCGATTGTTTTGTTGTGTCTTTATTCCTCTGCCTATCTCCGAGTTTAGTTTTAAAAcgtgcgctattcacccccctcaagtgcaacgatcctacaattagtatcagagccaaacaatgatcctacaattggtatcagagccagaccgctctgaattgatgaaaccaccaatcgagcagaggagttttttttgaaagaaaattcaccccctccctttcgttttttccttccaaaattatttttaaaaaattcattttcattttttcaccaaTGGTCGTTGACAAAATTTTGCATTTaacaaaattaataataatatttttttaatattttattattttttctcgaaattaatgaaatataatttttattttttccctatactactaatccaagaccaagtcttggaacattttattttttttgtgtgcCAAATTTCTTGTTAGCAATGGCCCACCAAAAAGGCTATAATACAGTATGTCTGCCTCTTGTCTCCTGCTAGGATTTCTATTACTAGAAAGGGCGAATGGAGTActacctcaagacgcaagtcgagatgtggatgatcattcaAACCGGCCTCGTACTCCAACTCGACGATACTagaaaaccagtatcatgcgagaactgggacatAAGCCTGATGAAGAAGATCGAAGTCGATGCCAAAGTAACATGCACTCTTCAATGCGGCTTAACTAAAGAAGAATTGAACAAAGTCGACCCATTCTCAAGCCCTAAAGATCTGTGGGAAAAGCTAATTGAGATACACGAAGGGATCtccgacacaaaggtaagcaaaagggatttaattttaaataaactatataatataaaaatgcaggatggAGAATCGGTAAGCCAACTTCGTGCTTGGATCCAGGACCTTCTCAACGGTCTGCACACAATCAGTCAAAAGGTGGAGAATCGCGACATCATCAGGTATGCACTAaatgcatttccaaggaacactttacggacatccatggtagatgcttactgTTGGATCGCgggggccggctagaagggaggttgaatagcttgaaaaataaaacacaacccttctcgaactcttaaactaacacttgtaaaataataaaagcagaaagtaaatcagaaatgACGAGgcacaccggatttgacttggttacaaccggggaggttgttagtccaaggaagatgatcacactactatctccttcaggcggagaagcctcttacaacaatgaagcgCACAAAAATAAGCTAAACTACAGACGAAGTACAAGTGATGAAAGAATTACTTgagttttgattgatgaaaagcttctggaccaaggctatatttatagccttggtcggggtgccctgaGGGTTCCGGATGCCTTGGGGGGGATAAATtgtatcccccaacgttcagatcgagacaaaactcgatcctgtgaaaaagtcaactccgggcgcccggaagggttccgggctccCTGGAGGGGTCCGGGCGACCCGGACAGCTCggagcgccccggactgttccgggcgccccggacagctccgggcgcccaggagggaaaagtcaaccccgtcgactttttccagcccgggtcttctgctccagctccatTCGCCTCAGAccaagtcttccgctcgcttgggtgatttttgccatccggaatagggctcacccgaacccaactttcggtcttttcgagcaggcttccctccgacttcacgtccctcagaatcgccgcgtgcttccttctcgttcgccaatgtactcatccgcagtcttcgtccctcggtcgcaccccgtgctgaccttctcgctggctgagtctcttgctccttgagcagtcttccgctccggcttctcgtctctcggaaccatcgcacgcttccttctcatccgccggcgtactcttccgtagcacctcgtccatCGGACGCaccgctagctgcgtcttccctCGACTAcgtgtgttcctaagttcctgcaaacttagacatcaggttaaaaacacacaggacctaactaacttgttgatcacaccaaaacaaccttggggttccaacaatctccccatttttgatgtgagcaacccaaattaagctagtgtaaaatagacatgaaaataaattaactaaattttgcaattaagtgcaTAAAGATAGAAAATTGtctaccttcccctagacttatatttttccttctccccctttgataaaaaaaaatggaattttgaaaaaaaaactaagggtAAAACCTTagaaacttttgaaaattatttcaatgaacttttagaaaaatatttctaagtgaaaggataatttctaagttaaaaaaaattctaagttaaatattttacaacagaaaaataaatttaactttggcaaaaatatcttctgaaaaaaaattttaaaaaagaatttacgAAAGAGAATttttctgaaaaatttccaaaacatgttaaaaaaatccttttttattttattaattttttaaaaaatttagatcc includes these proteins:
- the LOC122050635 gene encoding uncharacterized protein LOC122050635; the encoded protein is MEYYLKTQVEMWMIIQTGLVLQLDDTRKPVSCENWDISLMKKIEVDAKVTCTLQCGLTKEELNKVDPFSSPKDLWEKLIEIHEGISDTKDGESVSQLRAWIQDLLNGLHTISQKVENRDIIRYALNAFPRNTLRTSMVDAYCWIAGAG